From the Cervus elaphus chromosome 20, mCerEla1.1, whole genome shotgun sequence genome, one window contains:
- the EFNA1 gene encoding ephrin-A1, producing the protein MRSLLPHATAPGTQTHKAARGPTSEQTQRRTDLPGGGARSAPLPLPLPSPPPPPQPPGPGQPRAGRGGGGGGAGCRAVPAQKAESRSGGARAASAVLTALPRNPAGTQTRRSPSSPPGLARPRAMEFLWASLLGLCCSLAAADRHTVFWNSSNPKFWNEDYTIHVRLDDYLDIICPHYEDNSVADAAMEQYTLYLVEHEQYQLCQPQSKDHVRWFCNNPKAKHGPEKLSEKFHRFTGFTLSKDFKEGHSYYYISKPMHHQEDRCLKLKVFIDGKITRSPQAHANAQEKRLPADDPEVQVLHSIGHSAAPRLFPLAWAVLLLPFLLLQIP; encoded by the exons ATGCGTTCCCTTCTCCCGCACGCGACTGCGCCCGGGACACAGACCCACAAAGCTGCACGCGGACCCACGAGTGAGCAAACACAACGCCGAACAGATTTACCGGGCGGAGGTGCGCGCtccgctcccctccccctgcccctgccctcccctcctccacctccccagcccccaggccccggGCAGCCGCgcgccgggcggggcgggggcgggggcggggcggggtgtcGGGCGGTGCCGGCCCAAAAGGCGGAGTCGCGAAGCGGAGGGGCCAGAGCTGCGAGCGCGGTGCTGACTGCGCTGCCGAGAAACCCTGCGGGAACCCAGACTCGGAGGAGCCCCTCGTCCCCGCCCGGCCTGGCCAGGCCCCGCGCTATGGAGTTCCTCTGGGCCTCTCTCTTGGGTCTGTGCTGCAGTCTGGCCGCTGCTGACCGCCACACCGTCTTCTGGAACAGTTCAAACCCCAA GTTTTGGAATGAGGACTACACAATACATGTGCGGCTAGATGACTACCTGGACATCATCTGTCCTCATTACGAGGATAACTCTGTGGCAGACGCGGCCATGGAGCAGTACACACTGTACCTGGTGGAGCACGAGCAGTACCAGCTGTGCCAACCCCAATCCAAGGACCACGTCCGCTGGTTCTGCAACAATCCCAAGGCCAAGCATGGCCCGGAGAAGCTGTCTGAGAAGTTCCACCGCTTCACAGGTTTTACCCTGAGCAAGGATTTCAAAGAGGGACACAGCTACTACTACATCT CCAAAcccatgcaccaccaggaagacCGCTGCTTGAAGTTGAAGGTTTTCATCGATGGCAAAATCA CTCGCAGCCCTCAGGCCCATGCCAATGCACAAGAGAAGAGACTTCCAGCAG ATGACCCGGAGGTGCAGGTTCTGCACAGCATCGGTCACAGCGCCGCCCCTCGCCTCTTCCCACTGGCCTGGGCTGTGCTGCTCCTGCCATTCCTGCTGCTGCAAATCCCGTGA